One region of Aminivibrio sp. genomic DNA includes:
- a CDS encoding PhzF family phenazine biosynthesis isomerase, with protein sequence MELETYIVNAFADAPGRGNRAGVVVSPEHPPEDVMQIVAADIGASETAFVAPEERAWNIRWFSPLKEMSLCGHATLAASRVLFGKEPLIDSLVFRYAGGILPVQRYPDDSIGMDFPLDDYMRCPPVAAFDDFFGPLRVTDCICGRRTGKVIIVTDEGTDLRTIAPDFNRMVEYRGLCGSGIAVTKASSVYDFESRYFNPWAGVNEDPVTGSVHTVLARYWSERLEKKTLAAFQNSSRPGELLLTVGDDRVEIRGKARIVLQGTFFP encoded by the coding sequence ATGGAGCTGGAAACCTATATTGTCAACGCCTTCGCCGACGCGCCGGGAAGGGGGAACAGGGCCGGGGTGGTCGTGTCGCCGGAGCACCCCCCGGAGGATGTTATGCAGATTGTGGCCGCCGATATCGGGGCCTCGGAGACCGCCTTCGTGGCTCCGGAGGAACGAGCCTGGAATATCAGGTGGTTTTCTCCTCTGAAGGAAATGTCCCTGTGCGGTCATGCCACTCTCGCCGCCTCACGGGTCCTCTTCGGGAAAGAGCCTCTGATTGACTCTCTGGTGTTCCGCTACGCCGGGGGAATTCTTCCTGTACAACGGTATCCTGACGATTCCATCGGCATGGATTTCCCCCTGGACGATTATATGCGGTGCCCGCCGGTAGCCGCTTTCGACGATTTCTTCGGTCCTCTGCGGGTGACTGACTGCATTTGCGGCCGGAGAACCGGGAAAGTCATCATCGTCACCGATGAAGGAACGGACCTGAGGACGATCGCACCGGACTTCAACAGGATGGTGGAGTACAGGGGGCTCTGCGGTAGCGGAATCGCCGTCACGAAAGCCTCGTCGGTCTATGATTTCGAATCCAGGTACTTCAACCCTTGGGCGGGAGTGAACGAGGATCCGGTCACCGGTTCTGTCCACACGGTTCTCGCCCGGTACTGGAGCGAGCGGCTGGAAAAGAAAACTCTCGCCGCCTTCCAGAACTCGAGCCGTCCGGGGGAACTGCTGCTCACGGTGGGGGATGACCGGGTGGAGATTCGCGGAAAGGCCAGGATCGTCCTCCAGGGAACGTTTTTTCCCTAG